The genomic interval AATGTCTAGCAAGATCAATCTCACCTTAAGAGTCTGGCGTCAGAAGAACGCGCACACACCCGGACGTCTGGAGACGTACGAGGCGAAGGATATCGATAGCGACGCGTCGTTCTTGGAGATGCTCGACATTGTGAACGCGCAACTCGAGCTGAAGGGCATCGAGCCGATCGCGTTCGACCACGATTGCCGCGAAGGCATCTGCGGGTGTTGTGGCGCGGTGGTGAACGGACACGCGCACGGTCCCGAGAAGGAAACGACGCTCTGCCAGTTGCACATGCGCAAGTTCAAGGACGGCGAGACGATCGTCATCGAGCCGTGGCGCGCGAAAGCGTTTCCGGTGATTAAGGACCTCGTTGTCGACCGCACGGCGTTCGACCGAATCATTGCCGCGGGTGGATTTATCTCGGTGCGGACCGGGCAGGCTCCCGAGGCGCACGCCACGCCCGTCCCGAAGGACAAGGCCGATTGGGCAATGGATGCGGCGCAGTGCATCGGGTGCGGCGCGTGTGTGGCGGCGTGTCCGAATGCGTCCGCGATGCTGTTTGTATCGGCGAAGGTAACCCACCTCAACGTGCTGCCGCAGGGCCAGCCCGAAAAGCACCGCCGCGTGCTGAATATGGTGCAGCAGATGGACGCGGAAGGGTTCGGCAATTGCTCGAACCATTATGAGTGCGAGGCCCAGTGCCCCAAAGGCATCAGCGTGAAGAACATCGCGAAGATGAATCGCGATCACCTCACGGCATCGATGATCGGAGCGTAACGGCGCGCTACGCGTTGTCGATGCAGAGCAGCGCGACTTCGTAGGCATCGAGATGCAACGTAACGCGGCCGTCGCTGATCTCCAAATTCTTCGAAATGCCGGTACTGCTCTCCAATTTAGCGCCTTCGACGCCTGACAGATTCCAGCGCAGGTCTACTTGCACCGGCGATCCCGCTGTTTCTGCAACGGCAATACCCGAAGTCTTCTCGATTCGATTGCTGAATACCTTTGCGACGGTGCGGCCTTCGCCTTGTGCGTTCAAGTCCGCCAGTCCTTCCAGGTCGCGGAAGCAAGCGTCTGCGTAATACTTCCGGGTTCGTCTCTTTAGCGCGCTTAGTTTGCGCACATGCTCCGAGTACGCGGGATACTCAGCGATCAACTCGTCGCCGCCCCCAATCCGCATGTCCAGCATGATCTTGTGAACAAAGGCCCTGTTGGTTTCCGCAAATTCCATCGCGTCCACGCACGTGCTCGTCAAGAGCCACGGGCATGCGTACAGAATTGGCTCGGTATCTTCCACAAATTCCCACGTCCACGCGCCGTCGCACCATTGCCCCGTGAATTCGTTCGTGCACTCGGACAAAATCATGCCGTCAGGATACGCAGCGTCCAGAAACGCCCTTGTCTCGCGGAGGATGGAGGCGATGCC from Candidatus Hydrogenedentota bacterium carries:
- a CDS encoding succinate dehydrogenase/fumarate reductase iron-sulfur subunit, producing MSSKINLTLRVWRQKNAHTPGRLETYEAKDIDSDASFLEMLDIVNAQLELKGIEPIAFDHDCREGICGCCGAVVNGHAHGPEKETTLCQLHMRKFKDGETIVIEPWRAKAFPVIKDLVVDRTAFDRIIAAGGFISVRTGQAPEAHATPVPKDKADWAMDAAQCIGCGACVAACPNASAMLFVSAKVTHLNVLPQGQPEKHRRVLNMVQQMDAEGFGNCSNHYECEAQCPKGISVKNIAKMNRDHLTASMIGA